A window from Streptomyces sp. NBC_00335 encodes these proteins:
- the cysC gene encoding adenylyl-sulfate kinase, translated as MSVSDQGATVWLTGLPSAGKTTIAYALAERLRAEGHRVEVLDGDEIREFLSAGLGFSREDRHTNVQRIGFVAELLASNGVKALVPVIAPFADSREAVRKRHAAEGTSYLEVHVATPVEVCSERDVKGLYAKQAAGEISGLTGVDDPYEAPESPDLRIESHTQSVQESASALHALLTERGLA; from the coding sequence ATGAGCGTGAGCGACCAGGGCGCCACCGTGTGGCTGACCGGGCTGCCGAGCGCGGGCAAGACCACCATCGCCTACGCGCTGGCCGAGCGGCTGCGCGCCGAGGGCCACCGCGTGGAGGTCCTCGACGGCGACGAGATCCGCGAGTTCCTCTCCGCCGGCCTCGGTTTCAGCCGCGAGGACCGGCACACCAACGTGCAGCGGATCGGCTTCGTCGCCGAACTCCTCGCGTCCAACGGCGTGAAGGCGCTCGTCCCGGTGATCGCGCCGTTCGCGGACAGCCGTGAGGCCGTCCGCAAGCGGCACGCCGCCGAGGGCACCTCGTACCTGGAGGTCCACGTGGCCACCCCCGTCGAGGTCTGCTCCGAGCGCGACGTGAAGGGCCTGTACGCCAAGCAGGCGGCGGGCGAGATCTCCGGTCTGACCGGGGTCGACGACCCGTACGAGGCACCGGAGTCCCCGGACCTCCGTATCGAGTCGCACACGCAGTCCGTACAGGAGTCGGCTTCGGCCCTGCACGCGCTGCTCACCGAGAGGGGTCTGGCATGA
- a CDS encoding phosphoadenylyl-sulfate reductase gives MTTIQDASLKTLAEQAGRDLEEASPLEILTWAAETFGKKFAVTSSMEDAVVAHLASRAFPGVDVVFLDTGYHFEETIGTRDAVEAVMDVNVITLTPRQSVAEQDAEYGPKLHDRDPDLCCALRKVKPLEEGLTAYDAWATGLRRDESPTRANTPVVGWDEKRQKVKVSPIARWTQDDVDAYVLEHGVLTNPLLMDGYASVGCAPCTRRVAAGEDARAGRWAGLGKTECGLHG, from the coding sequence ATGACCACGATTCAGGACGCGAGTCTCAAAACCCTGGCCGAGCAGGCGGGCCGGGACCTGGAAGAGGCCTCCCCGCTGGAGATCCTCACCTGGGCGGCCGAGACCTTCGGCAAGAAGTTCGCCGTGACCTCCTCCATGGAGGACGCGGTCGTCGCCCACCTCGCCTCCCGCGCCTTCCCCGGCGTGGACGTGGTCTTCCTCGACACGGGCTACCACTTCGAGGAGACCATCGGCACCCGTGACGCGGTCGAGGCCGTGATGGACGTCAACGTCATCACGCTCACCCCGCGCCAGAGCGTCGCCGAGCAGGACGCGGAGTACGGCCCCAAGCTGCACGACCGCGACCCCGACCTGTGCTGCGCCCTGCGCAAGGTCAAGCCGCTCGAAGAGGGCCTGACCGCGTACGACGCCTGGGCGACGGGCCTGCGCCGCGACGAGTCCCCGACCCGGGCGAACACCCCGGTGGTCGGCTGGGACGAGAAGCGGCAGAAGGTCAAGGTCTCGCCGATCGCCCGCTGGACCCAGGACGACGTGGACGCGTACGTCCTGGAGCACGGTGTGCTCACCAACCCGCTGCTGATGGACGGTTACGCCTCCGTCGGCTGCGCCCCCTGCACCCGCCGGGTGGCGGCGGGCGAGGACGCCCGCGCCGGCCGCTGGGCCGGGCTCGGCAAGACCGAGTGCGGACTGCACGGCTGA
- a CDS encoding DpnI domain-containing protein: MSERAAPFYCPYCGDEDLFPNETGHGAWECRACNRAFQLKYLGLLARGVQSNDAGGDEI, from the coding sequence GTGAGCGAGCGCGCCGCACCGTTCTACTGCCCGTACTGCGGCGACGAGGACCTGTTCCCGAACGAAACAGGTCACGGCGCCTGGGAATGCAGGGCCTGCAATCGAGCCTTCCAGCTGAAGTACCTCGGGCTGCTGGCCCGGGGTGTTCAGTCCAATGACGCTGGAGGGGACGAGATATGA
- the cysD gene encoding sulfate adenylyltransferase subunit CysD, which produces MTATVAHVHEGTDAPYALSHLDALESEAVHIFREVAGEFEKPVILFSGGKDSIVMLHLALKAFAPAPVPFTLLHVDTGHNFPEVLDYRDRAVAKHGLRLHVASVQEYIDAGKLRERPDGVRNPLQTVPLTEAIQQLKFDAVFGGGRRDEEKARAKERVFSLRDEFSQWDPRRQRPELWQLYNGRHAPGEHVRVFPLSNWTELDVWQYIAREKIELPEIYFAHEREVFKRNGMWLTAGEWGGAKGDETTETRLIRYRTVGDMSCTGAVDSDATTLDAVITEIAASRLTERGATRADDKLSEAAMEDRKREGYF; this is translated from the coding sequence ATGACCGCCACCGTCGCACACGTCCACGAAGGGACGGACGCGCCCTACGCGCTGTCGCACCTCGACGCCCTCGAATCGGAGGCCGTGCACATCTTCCGCGAGGTGGCGGGCGAGTTCGAGAAGCCGGTGATCCTGTTCTCCGGCGGCAAGGACTCCATCGTCATGCTGCACCTGGCGCTGAAGGCGTTCGCGCCGGCGCCGGTGCCGTTCACCCTGCTCCACGTGGACACCGGCCACAACTTCCCCGAGGTCCTGGACTACCGCGACCGCGCGGTCGCCAAGCACGGCCTGCGCCTGCACGTGGCCTCCGTCCAGGAGTACATCGACGCCGGCAAGCTCCGCGAGCGTCCCGACGGTGTCCGCAACCCGCTGCAGACCGTCCCCCTCACGGAGGCGATCCAGCAGCTCAAGTTCGACGCCGTCTTCGGCGGCGGCCGCCGCGACGAGGAGAAGGCCCGCGCCAAGGAGCGCGTCTTCTCCCTGCGCGACGAGTTCTCCCAGTGGGACCCGCGCCGCCAGCGCCCCGAGCTGTGGCAGCTCTACAACGGCCGCCACGCGCCGGGCGAGCACGTGCGCGTCTTCCCGCTGTCCAACTGGACCGAGCTGGACGTGTGGCAGTACATCGCCCGCGAGAAGATCGAACTGCCGGAGATCTACTTCGCCCACGAGCGCGAGGTCTTCAAGCGCAACGGCATGTGGCTGACGGCCGGCGAGTGGGGCGGCGCCAAGGGCGACGAGACCACCGAGACCCGTCTGATCCGCTACCGCACCGTCGGTGACATGTCCTGCACCGGTGCCGTCGACTCCGACGCCACCACGCTGGACGCCGTGATCACCGAAATCGCCGCTTCCCGCCTCACCGAGCGGGGCGCGACCCGCGCCGACGACAAGCTGTCCGAGGCCGCGATGGAAGACCGCAAGCGCGAAGGGTACTTCTAG
- a CDS encoding sulfate adenylyltransferase subunit 1 yields the protein MTSTTEQFADLSATTLLRFATAGSVDDGKSTLVGRLLHDSKSVLTDQLEAVERVSASRGQDTPDLALLTDGLRAEREQGITIDVAYRYFATARRRFILADTPGHVQYTRNMVTGASTADLAVVLVDARNGVIEQTRRHAAVAALLRVPHVVLAVNKMDLVGYEETVFASIAEEFTAYATGLGVPEITAIPISALAGDNVVEPSANMDWYGGPTVLEHLETVPVSHDLTACPARFPVQYVIRPQTAEHPDYRGYAGQIASGVLRVGEAVTVLPSGRTSVIEGIDALGESVDIAWAPQSVTLRLKDDIDISRGDLIAPSSSSPATTQDVVATVCHVADQPLAVGARVLIKHTTRTVKAIVKEIPSRLTLDDLSQHPNPGQLVANDIGRVVVRTAEPLALDSYADSRRTGSFLLIDPADGTTLAAGMVGESFASTAATTVQADEEGWDF from the coding sequence ATGACCTCCACCACCGAGCAGTTCGCCGATCTCTCGGCGACCACGCTGCTGCGCTTCGCGACCGCGGGCTCCGTCGACGACGGCAAGTCCACCCTGGTCGGCCGCCTCCTGCACGACTCCAAGTCGGTCCTGACGGACCAGCTGGAAGCCGTGGAGCGGGTCTCGGCCAGCCGCGGTCAGGACACCCCCGACCTGGCGCTGCTCACCGACGGCCTGCGGGCCGAGCGGGAGCAGGGCATCACCATCGACGTGGCCTACCGCTACTTCGCGACCGCCCGGCGCCGGTTCATCCTGGCCGACACCCCCGGGCACGTGCAGTACACCCGGAACATGGTCACCGGCGCCTCCACCGCCGACCTCGCCGTGGTGCTGGTCGACGCCCGCAACGGCGTGATCGAGCAGACCCGCCGGCACGCCGCCGTCGCGGCCCTGCTGCGGGTCCCGCACGTGGTCCTCGCGGTCAACAAGATGGACCTCGTGGGCTACGAGGAGACGGTCTTCGCGTCGATCGCCGAGGAGTTCACCGCGTACGCCACGGGCCTCGGCGTCCCGGAGATCACCGCGATCCCGATCTCCGCCCTGGCCGGCGACAACGTGGTGGAGCCCTCCGCGAACATGGACTGGTACGGCGGTCCCACGGTGCTGGAGCACCTGGAGACCGTTCCGGTCAGCCACGACCTCACCGCCTGCCCGGCGCGTTTCCCGGTGCAGTACGTGATCCGTCCGCAGACCGCCGAGCACCCGGACTACCGGGGCTACGCGGGCCAGATCGCCTCCGGCGTGCTGCGGGTCGGCGAGGCCGTCACCGTCCTGCCGTCGGGCCGCACCTCGGTCATCGAGGGCATCGACGCGCTCGGCGAGAGCGTCGACATCGCGTGGGCCCCGCAGTCGGTGACCCTGCGGCTGAAGGACGACATCGACATCTCGCGCGGCGACCTGATCGCGCCGTCGTCGAGCTCCCCCGCCACCACGCAGGACGTCGTGGCGACGGTCTGCCACGTGGCGGACCAGCCCCTCGCCGTGGGCGCCCGGGTGCTGATCAAGCACACCACGCGCACGGTGAAGGCGATCGTCAAGGAGATCCCCTCGCGGCTGACCCTGGACGACCTGTCCCAGCACCCGAACCCCGGGCAGCTCGTGGCCAACGACATCGGCCGGGTCGTCGTCCGTACCGCCGAGCCGCTCGCGCTCGACTCGTACGCCGACTCGCGCCGCACCGGTTCCTTCCTGCTGATCGACCCGGCGGACGGCACGACCCTGGCGGCCGGCATGGTCGGCGAATCCTTCGCCTCGACCGCGGCGACCACCGTCCAAGCCGATGAGGAAGGGTGGGACTTCTGA